A stretch of DNA from Montipora capricornis isolate CH-2021 chromosome 1, ASM3666992v2, whole genome shotgun sequence:
ATATACCCCGCTCAACacatgacaaaaaataaatgcgAGAAACAGACCACCAAGgataaaaaaaatcctttaaTCCCTGCAGCTATAGAACAGCTTCACAGATCCACTCTATCTTCCTTTTCTTATTAATTCTATcaacttttatatttttgaaagcTTCTTGTGGTAAAAGGTATAAGTAGCCAGAATTTCCAGTCCAATTCCCTTGTTTCTCTGTTTTCCAGCTACCTCCACTGAAATTTGTCCTCCATGTTTTAAATAGAAGATATTACATGCAGTGATACGAAACTTCTCCTCAAGTGTTGAAAAAACACTAGAAAAGAAATTTCGTATCACCAAAcggtcatgtaatgttctgtttattatataaacatctGTGAAATACCAAATCATTTCACTTTTATGTTTTGTAGTCCTCAGTGAAGAACAAGggcgcaatttattacataaccaTAGCAATGGTGATCTTTTAATGTGTGAagatatatatgttatttgccagctgggaggtccgaaaaactgtgaccgaggtcttgaaaatgctgcccgagGTCGCAGGGAAACACACTTCACACTAGGAAGAAGTAATCGTTCAGATCCTGAAATGCTGGGTAGCACCACATAAcacattaaaaacaataattatttataccTCGATGTAGCAACGATTTTGGCTGTTTTTCCGCGGATTGATTATATCAAGGTTTTCAATGTAACGAACCCTCAATATAACGACTCAATTTCCCCAGTCCCTTGGCACTTCCTTAAATTGAGGTTTCACTGTAGTTTGATCAATTTACTGAACTCATCATCATATTGACAGTGTACCTGGTTCAATGATGAGGTAACAAAATAAAGTGCAACAAAATAGTTAAGTAATATTATTAGTCTTAACTTTTTACCTTGTTCAAAGAACAAAGTATTTGATTTGCCTTGGACCCTTTTTTGGTGGTCACGACTGTCCTGCGCATGTGCAAGATTTTTAGAGAAAGTACCCCAAGTAAGAAACTAACTCGGTGTTCATGACGGCCACTAAACCACAGAAGGCTACGTGACAGACAATATCATTATTGTGTGCGTGACTGGAAAcaagattttgtgtttttgtagcATGGTTATCTTGGTAACACATCTCACTGGGCTAATATTCTCCTGGTATTGtcatccaaaccggcctaaaatGGCCacacttagtattttactctgtctaacgccggacgattttgttcttgtcaatggggaacccgtGCGAGTCAATGCGTTAAGAAAAActattaaaatattttaaaatgcaaCAGCTATAATCTATTATCGCACTTAATTACCCTAGCGTTGAGTCACTGAATGTGGACTTCAGACTACGGAATCAAACTGGATATTGAGTAagatttctgaacaaaaaacGCTGAAATATTGTGAACTTAAAAGGAAATCagctaaaaatccttcgaacaaattgtaggctacttgtagcctcgtGTCACTCAAATATTGCGGCAGTGTGGTAACAAGACAGAGTCAGAATTGACAATTATACCCCTTTGTGCCCTGGCCAATGACTTAACAATTATAATTAAGAGAAACAATAAATTTCTTTCTCTGGAGTAAAGATACATGGCTTTTGTAACATTTTCCTTTCCAGAGGTTTCTAACCCGAAATTACCCGGTAAGCAATATTAATGTGCACTCAAGATGTATTTCAATGGTAGTGTAATACCAAGACAAACAAGCTCTTCGTCTTTCTTCACAGATCGTGGGTTTGACTCTTATTATCATTCCAGTGGGTGCCAAGCTTAGTGCTGTGTTTACAAGCTGGCCTATAGTCGGTGGCGCTGTAGCATGTGGCGTGTTCATGATGTTAATGTCCATGGCTGGAATTTATGGTGCTGTCAAGCATCATCAGATTATACTCTTTTTTGTATCCTGAAGGATTGTTTGTTTATGATATGATTAGGCTCGATTTCTGCCGCTCACTCAAGTTCGgtctcatttcccgaaacagcggccaGCAATTGAGcctatgatatgatatgattaAGCTTTTTTCATACCGCACATATCACAAAGTCTCACAGCAGTTAAGAATTCTTTCTCTAGGGTAAGATTGGATGTGAGCTTGTAAAGGCAACTCTTGCAGCCACTACCAGTCCATATTTGATCTCACCCACCCACTCACCTAACTCATGCATGTATGTGAAGTAGGACAGACAGTAACAccgggagtcccccccccccccttcccctacttttcacgaacagtgtgtgggttctttaatgtcccacaggaaaggttgtgagacagggcctacggtttatagtccttattcaaGAAGAGTGgcaagtctaaccatttgcagatgtaattacaaagacagcactttctcctcagttattttttgaagaccctgagtgtCAGTCCGGCCAGAGTCAAACTCAAGACCACCCACATGGCAGCCCCGTGTTCAAACAACTGAGCCACTGTCACATGGTAACAGTGATGGTCTGCTTCCCAAGCAGTAGGTGTTGTCGACTCCTCAGCAGCCGGTCATGAGGTGGTTTAGTTGGTTGAGTGAAGGGGTTAGTTTCTATAGAAACAAACTCCCGTATAAAAAGGACAGGGGTGCTcatcagaaattttgaaaagaacccctaagaggtaccaagatgcTGTCTTCTGGGTATGGCATGAATGTTTTTCACCCCTgggaggtaccaaattatgggttttaattagacaaaattaaaaattagttacagtgcgacgcaccttactgtggccacctaacaaagtttttttacaaattatccgccaATAAGGGTGTGCGACTTTGATTGATACTTATGTATCCTTGCAAAGGTTGTGTGGCTGTAAGTTAAACACCGTTGCACGGGTTGTTTAGTTGAcatatttacatgtagttgtcaaacttatgtgaaagtttgttgggtggccacagtaagatgcgttgcactgtaattgtcaaatgtctcctgtcataattttCCCTAATTTCCCTAAAAGGTACCGCTGAAGCTCctgctgtggaccttttgaagAGGTCCaaaaccacttttttaaccCCTTAAAGGTATGATGAGCACCCCcatcctttttatatgggagtccccccccccctcccaggTGAGGTAGGTGTTCTGGGAATTCAAAACATCTCTAGGCAGTACATGTGTATTTGACCATAGTTGTGTTGTGAAATTTGAAGTGTATGACACTTCAGGACATGTAGCTCAATAGGTAGAGCATACAAGTGGGCCAAGGGCTCTGATTTTTCAGCCGTCCTCTTGTTCTTTACCAAGAAACTAGTTTATTATCATCCTTCCCACATTTGCATTACAGTGTTAACATCAGTAGTTGCATGTTTTCAGTGATTGTAAAAGGAGATTCAGGTGTTGTCATCTTTAACTAAAACTCAGTACATGGCTGTTATGGTCATCatatttttcattcttttctctGTGTCCGTGGCTGCTCTTGCCATAACATCAAGTCAACAGCAAGCATTGCTGAAGAAAGGCTGGAGATCATTGAGTGATAAGTCTAAGGAAGAAGTACAAAAATTTGGGAATTGTTGTGGATTTGAGAATGCCACTATCCAAACTGGAATAGATAGTCACCCAAGTTGTGTTGATGTGAGTCACTTTCAATTTAAAAGCTAAGGAGAAGTCCTCcccttccccccaccccctcgtCCGTTTCGCTTTCCCTCATTTCATTTCCAGTGGCGGCAGCTGACAAAAAGTGCCAGCTTCTTCACTTACAGGAGTTGGCTACAgaacaggccccagttgttcaaacgatggatagcatTATTcaactggataaatcactatccagcagataaacacttagcaaaaccgattgagttatccagtggatagtgatttatccggcggatagcactttccatcgtttgaacaactagggccagATGATTAAAAATGGATTCTTTTGAACCTAAAATTAAgctcattttgacaatgacaacattAAGTGGAGTTTGGGAGCATTCGCTTAAAAATGGCGTGGCCCAGACCCCCTAGAGAACTGGACCGTGTGGCCCCTTGTTGATGCAGTCAGTTACTCTGACTATTCAACCCTTCTGCCAACTTCacatttagggcgcgttcgattgaccctatttcgAAATAGGAATATGTGGCGTGATGATTAAAACAGTATGTTTGGCGCATTTCGAAGCGTCacagataataaaaatatgtttaaaattgcaatttagccgatgtttgacaattttaacgtgaatctccgtaaaaacgaaggatttctaacttatatttcatgtattcctatttcggAATACAGTGACTCGAATGCACCCTTATTGAAACCCTGGAATAGCAATACTCACCATTATGTCACCTATTGTcgttaatgtgccaaccagaggtTTATTAGCTTTCGAAGCAAaggattcttttgttctgtggttggcaaaatttgcATATCAAAAGAgttgtttataaacagtgaagtcTCCCATTCTAATACAAGGTGGGCACAACGGAAAAAGAACTTGTAGAAAATTTTCCATGGCACTGTCTAGAAGTGTCTGAAGGTcttacagtcaagctatgtcaTGCATGACcagttgttttaaaatttatttatttatttagatgCTTTCATCTAGCTCCCAAACATATTATTACTTATTAAGAGATGAAAGAAAAAGCGTAGCGACTAGATGAGGGGCAAAACTGACGGACATGAAGTCCCAAAAAAGTTGGCGCCATTAGCATTTAGCAGCATTACAAAAGTATGATTTACAAATACAAGCTATGCTACATTTACAGACATGGCTAAATTGATAAAAAAATATGGTAGAATGGATTAACAGCAGTTGATGTAGTTGATTGACCTACAGTAGGGGCACACCGTTTTTCAGGTGCGCACCCGAAGAGGATGAAAGTCCTGCTCTAACTTATTAAAGTAGAATGATTTTAACTGGCTTTTAAATAATGCATAGGATGAAGCTTGCCTTATAGAGATTGGAATGTGGTTCCAGATTAGAACAATTCAGTTAAAAAATGAGTTTCTGAAGAGCGCTGTCGAAGTGGTCTTAGGTCAAGTTCAGCAGATCTTTTCGTGCGCCCACTGCAAAATGATATATAGTTACGGTACAGGAAATCTACTAAGTTGTTTAAACATTTACTCATAAAGCAGAGATCTCTACATTCTAAGTAATATGAAAGAGGTAAAAGGCGTCAAGCCAGTAAACGCGACTTGTAGTCAGGCCTGAGTTGGTGGTGCGGATGGCAGCCCAGAATAAAACGTGTGGCGTGCCGCTGAAGCTCCTCAAGCAGCATGAGATCGGTGATGGAAGACTGAGGGGCCCAGACTTCACTCGCATATTCTAGGTTGCTACGCACAAAGGCAAGGTAGAGCCTTTTCTTGCGGTCAGTTCCTATGTCGGCGCTGCAGTGGCGAC
This window harbors:
- the LOC138038523 gene encoding tetraspanin-31-like, with the protein product MGSSQTSLSFRCYKLGLILLNILYMIVGLTLIIIPVGAKLSAVFTSWPIVGGAVACGVFMMLMSMAGIYGAVKHHQIILFFYMAVMVIIFFILFSVSVAALAITSSQQQALLKKGWRSLSDKSKEEVQKFGNCCGFENATIQTGIDSHPSCVDVKCCKNKTIFSCPPCKTCDAYLVEHGLNAIKNAVGGVGLFFSFTLFLGFYMAFRYRHLKDPRANPSAFL